A section of the Synergistaceae bacterium genome encodes:
- a CDS encoding XkdX family protein — protein sequence MSEFALKVKRWYVLGLWSEQRVREAVAQGKLSAEEFKAITGKGLLG from the coding sequence ATGAGCGAGTTTGCGCTGAAAGTGAAGAGATGGTACGTGCTGGGGCTGTGGAGTGAACAGCGGGTACGCGAGGCAGTAGCACAAGGGAAGCTGAGTGCGGAGGAGTTCAAGGCGATAACGGGGAAGGGACTTCTGGGGTAA
- a CDS encoding TIGR02757 family protein yields the protein MEKDKLKAFLEGMYYVYARREIVNPDPLFFLYNYDDVRDREITGLVASSLAYGRVAQIMKSTEKVLSRLGKHPHEFLLNNDNPDILPKDFKHRFTTARDMNNLLRNMTEVLREYDSIEAFAGDCLRKSDGDIFSGMDKFAERLSRNKAAGSFSLISAPKDGSACKRLFLYLRWMVRKEDVDPGGWEVLKPSELIVPTDVHMHRIALRLGLTLRKIGDIVSAKQITSSFRLFCPSDPVKFDFPLTRLGIRAISSSFSG from the coding sequence ATGGAGAAGGATAAGCTGAAGGCGTTTCTTGAGGGGATGTACTATGTTTACGCGCGCAGGGAGATAGTCAACCCTGACCCGCTGTTTTTCCTGTACAACTACGACGACGTGAGGGACAGGGAGATAACGGGACTTGTGGCTTCGTCGCTGGCGTACGGCCGCGTGGCACAGATCATGAAGAGCACGGAGAAGGTCTTGTCGCGTCTAGGTAAGCATCCGCATGAATTTCTGCTGAACAACGACAATCCTGACATATTGCCTAAAGACTTCAAGCACCGTTTTACGACAGCACGGGACATGAACAACCTGCTGAGGAACATGACGGAAGTGCTCAGGGAATATGACAGCATCGAGGCATTTGCGGGAGATTGTCTGCGCAAGTCTGACGGGGATATATTTTCCGGGATGGACAAGTTTGCGGAGAGGTTATCACGCAACAAAGCGGCTGGTTCGTTCTCGTTAATCTCAGCCCCTAAGGATGGCAGCGCATGTAAGAGACTGTTCTTGTACTTAAGGTGGATGGTAAGGAAGGAAGATGTAGATCCCGGCGGCTGGGAAGTCCTGAAGCCCAGCGAACTTATTGTGCCGACAGATGTGCACATGCACCGAATAGCACTTAGACTTGGCCTAACGTTGCGGAAAATCGGGGACATCGTGTCCGCTAAGCAAATTACTTCCTCTTTCCGCCTCTTCTGCCCTTCCGACCCCGTGAAGTTCGACTTCCCACTCACTAGGTTAGGCATCCGCGCTATTTCAAGTTCTTTCTCTGGATAG
- a CDS encoding ferritin: protein MVSAINDQIKAEYDSVYIYLAMSAYFKAEGLDGMSHWMRKQYSEEVEHAEKFIAYIYERGARVIIPDVAKPKEAYADALEAFKAAYAHEQYVTSRIYKLVDLAISEKDYATQSMLQWYVDEQMEEEDNTSGIVSKLEFLGTDKHGVYTVDRELAGR, encoded by the coding sequence ATGGTCTCTGCCATCAACGACCAGATCAAGGCCGAGTACGATTCTGTGTACATCTACCTTGCGATGTCGGCCTACTTCAAGGCGGAAGGTCTCGACGGAATGTCCCACTGGATGCGCAAGCAGTACAGCGAGGAGGTCGAGCACGCGGAGAAGTTCATCGCCTACATCTACGAGCGCGGAGCACGGGTAATCATCCCCGACGTTGCGAAGCCGAAAGAGGCCTACGCTGACGCACTGGAGGCGTTCAAGGCGGCCTATGCTCATGAACAGTACGTAACCTCCCGCATCTACAAGCTGGTTGACCTTGCCATAAGCGAGAAGGATTACGCGACGCAGTCAATGCTTCAGTGGTACGTTGACGAGCAGATGGAGGAAGAGGACAACACCAGCGGTATCGTGAGCAAGCTGGAATTTCTGGGCACGGACAAGCACGGTGTCTACACAGTTGACCGTGAACTTGCCGGGCGTTAA
- a CDS encoding desulfoferrodoxin: protein MMEKLSVFKCAKCGNIVEVMHVGGGQLVCCGEPMRELKENTTDAATEKHVPAFDGQTVKVGSVAHPMAEDHYIEWIEVINGERVCRQFLKPGEAPAAEFGNIKAGTVAREYCNKHGLWKAEA from the coding sequence ATCATGGAGAAGTTAAGCGTATTCAAGTGTGCCAAGTGCGGCAACATCGTTGAGGTTATGCACGTCGGAGGCGGCCAGCTGGTGTGCTGCGGCGAGCCTATGCGTGAGCTCAAGGAGAACACTACCGACGCGGCAACGGAGAAGCACGTGCCTGCGTTCGACGGCCAGACGGTGAAGGTAGGGAGCGTCGCTCATCCTATGGCGGAAGATCACTACATCGAGTGGATCGAGGTCATCAACGGCGAGCGTGTGTGCCGCCAGTTCCTGAAGCCCGGCGAAGCACCTGCGGCAGAGTTCGGGAACATCAAGGCCGGTACTGTAGCGCGTGAGTACTGCAACAAGCACGGTCTCTGGAAGGCTGAGGCGTAA
- the radA gene encoding DNA repair protein RadA: MANTKITKYICVECGHITTTKTGKCPSCGSWGTFEEFDDSPKPAAVSSSPRVQVISALDVAPPQRITTGISELDRVLGGGLVPGGVVLIGGQPGIGKSTLLLQAAGSVAKNYNAPVLYISGEESDAQVALRAARLNTATENLYLYSGSDIEDALRNLDGREFAFFVLDSVQAMSTEGASGWPGTVTQVRAVAQRVIDCAREKNIPAVLIGHITKDGKIAGPMMLEHMVDTVLNFSGEGYSSYRMLRAQKNRYGNTDELGVFEMKEDGLSPVTDKSGLYWNRDDSAVAGVAMTIALEGSTPLAAEIQTLAVRTTFPYPRRTSRGIELNRFQLLTAVIDRRCSVSTNNHDLYINVAGGLSLQDPSADLGACAAIASALKNIPLKPGICWLGEVGLAGEVRPVTRIELRLREAARLGFHAAVVSSREQVKFSGIELVRVSHVSGALSGVLG; this comes from the coding sequence ATGGCAAACACGAAAATCACAAAATATATTTGCGTAGAATGCGGACACATCACGACCACCAAAACCGGCAAATGTCCTTCATGCGGTTCGTGGGGAACGTTCGAGGAGTTCGACGACTCGCCGAAGCCTGCGGCAGTGTCTTCATCCCCGCGCGTTCAGGTAATCAGTGCCCTCGATGTTGCGCCACCGCAGAGAATCACTACGGGCATCAGCGAGCTTGACCGTGTACTCGGCGGAGGGTTAGTGCCCGGCGGAGTCGTGTTAATCGGAGGACAGCCCGGCATCGGGAAGTCTACGCTTCTGCTTCAGGCGGCGGGAAGCGTCGCGAAAAACTACAACGCTCCTGTTCTGTACATTTCGGGCGAGGAGAGTGATGCTCAGGTAGCACTTCGGGCAGCTAGGCTCAACACTGCAACAGAGAACCTCTACCTGTACTCCGGCTCTGACATCGAGGACGCGTTACGTAACCTTGACGGCAGGGAGTTTGCGTTCTTTGTGCTGGACAGCGTTCAGGCAATGAGCACAGAAGGAGCTTCGGGCTGGCCGGGAACAGTAACGCAGGTTCGTGCAGTTGCCCAGCGTGTGATTGACTGCGCGCGTGAGAAGAACATTCCTGCGGTGCTTATCGGCCACATCACGAAAGACGGGAAGATAGCCGGGCCTATGATGCTTGAACACATGGTAGATACTGTGCTGAACTTTTCGGGCGAGGGCTACTCTTCATACAGGATGCTTCGTGCGCAGAAGAACCGTTACGGCAACACCGATGAACTTGGAGTGTTCGAGATGAAGGAGGACGGGCTTTCTCCCGTAACCGACAAGAGCGGGCTTTACTGGAACAGGGATGACTCCGCCGTTGCGGGGGTAGCGATGACGATAGCCCTCGAGGGGAGCACGCCTCTTGCGGCGGAGATTCAGACACTCGCAGTGCGGACGACATTTCCTTACCCACGCAGGACATCGCGCGGAATTGAGCTTAACCGTTTCCAGCTTTTGACGGCGGTAATCGATAGGCGGTGCAGTGTTTCGACGAACAATCACGACCTGTATATCAACGTTGCTGGGGGATTGAGCCTTCAAGACCCGAGCGCGGATTTGGGGGCATGTGCGGCGATAGCTTCTGCATTGAAGAACATTCCCCTGAAGCCCGGGATCTGCTGGCTGGGCGAGGTTGGGCTTGCGGGGGAAGTCAGGCCTGTAACGCGGATTGAACTCCGTTTGCGCGAGGCGGCACGTCTGGGGTTTCACGCTGCTGTAGTTAGTTCGCGGGAACAGGTGAAGTTCTCGGGCATCGAGCTAGTCAGGGTGTCGCACGTAAGCGGTGCACTGTCCGGCGTTCTCGGCTAA
- a CDS encoding 3-isopropylmalate dehydratase large subunit gives MHAIEKILMKNSGRSSIQTGEIVSAKIDFAEINDLYLQTVYSFYEMGGQHVWDNTRCAFVFDHYAPCPDIKSAKNHKAMREFAIKNNLKYHFDTNTGVCHQVLAEAGLIYPGMIVVETDSHTTTQGAFGAMGTGCGATDMATILMTGELWFRVPEVIEVRLEGEAPKGVFPKDVVLAVLGRIRADGAVYKAIDFTGSYVDALGVAGRMTICNMAVEMGAKTAYMQPNQEVLDFVGKRAVRPFEVQFTDKGYHYAESYVFDVSTLEPELACPSSVENVHTLASVVAQGEVKLNQGYIGSCTGGRVEDIAVAAKILRGKHIPEYTRLVVIPASREVMLECIARGYITDLMNAGATISTPGCGACLGAHEGILAPGEVCITSTNRNFPGRMGSTEAKMYLASPATVAASMVNGKITDPREFL, from the coding sequence TTGCACGCTATCGAGAAGATTCTAATGAAGAACAGCGGCAGAAGCTCCATACAGACCGGCGAAATCGTCAGCGCAAAAATAGACTTTGCCGAGATTAATGACCTCTACCTTCAGACGGTGTACTCGTTCTACGAGATGGGAGGCCAGCACGTCTGGGACAACACGCGTTGTGCGTTCGTGTTCGACCATTACGCACCGTGCCCGGACATCAAGAGTGCGAAGAACCACAAGGCTATGCGTGAGTTCGCCATCAAGAACAACCTCAAGTATCACTTCGACACCAACACCGGCGTGTGCCATCAGGTCTTGGCCGAAGCAGGGTTAATCTATCCCGGAATGATTGTCGTCGAGACTGACAGCCACACCACGACACAGGGAGCTTTCGGCGCGATGGGCACAGGCTGCGGAGCTACGGACATGGCAACAATACTGATGACCGGCGAGCTGTGGTTCAGAGTGCCGGAGGTCATCGAGGTCAGGCTTGAGGGTGAAGCACCCAAAGGCGTTTTCCCGAAGGATGTTGTGCTTGCGGTGCTCGGACGGATAAGAGCAGACGGGGCAGTCTACAAGGCTATAGACTTCACGGGGAGCTACGTTGACGCGCTCGGTGTCGCGGGGAGAATGACGATCTGCAACATGGCCGTTGAGATGGGAGCGAAGACCGCCTACATGCAGCCGAATCAGGAAGTGCTGGATTTCGTGGGCAAACGTGCGGTGCGTCCGTTCGAGGTTCAGTTCACGGACAAGGGGTATCACTACGCAGAAAGCTACGTGTTCGACGTGAGCACTCTCGAGCCGGAGCTGGCCTGCCCGTCAAGCGTCGAGAACGTTCACACGCTCGCAAGTGTCGTCGCGCAGGGAGAAGTGAAGCTCAATCAGGGGTACATAGGCTCATGCACTGGCGGAAGAGTTGAGGATATTGCGGTTGCGGCCAAGATTCTGAGGGGCAAGCACATTCCAGAGTACACGCGGCTTGTAGTGATTCCTGCGTCGCGCGAGGTAATGCTCGAGTGCATCGCTAGGGGCTACATCACTGACCTCATGAATGCCGGAGCAACTATCTCGACTCCGGGCTGCGGTGCGTGTCTCGGTGCTCATGAGGGTATTCTTGCGCCCGGCGAAGTCTGCATTACCAGCACCAACAGGAACTTTCCGGGACGTATGGGCTCGACGGAAGCGAAGATGTACCTTGCCAGCCCTGCGACGGTTGCGGCGAGCATGGTGAACGGGAAAATCACAGACCCGCGCGAATTTCTCTAG
- a CDS encoding 3-isopropylmalate dehydratase small subunit, translated as MKTVLTGKCIVIGDNIDTDQIYPGRFLAITDPKEIGSHCLCGVSEDISPNFPQGGFVVAGRNFGCGSSREHAPIALLNMGAVAVLADSFARIFFRNAVNLGLLPIICKGLSQHVKAGQTLTLDLDKGTVKVEETGEEYECEKLGEQAMKILEAGGIKPLMRARFAGK; from the coding sequence ATGAAGACTGTACTTACAGGCAAATGTATAGTAATCGGCGACAACATCGACACTGACCAGATATATCCGGGCCGTTTCCTCGCAATCACTGACCCGAAAGAGATAGGCTCTCACTGCCTCTGCGGAGTCAGCGAGGACATTTCCCCTAACTTTCCGCAGGGAGGTTTCGTTGTGGCGGGGCGTAACTTCGGGTGCGGGTCGTCGCGCGAACATGCTCCGATTGCACTGCTCAACATGGGAGCAGTCGCGGTCTTGGCCGACTCGTTCGCACGGATATTCTTCAGGAACGCCGTAAATCTCGGACTCCTGCCCATAATCTGCAAGGGGTTAAGCCAGCACGTCAAGGCCGGACAAACTTTGACGCTCGACCTCGACAAAGGAACAGTGAAGGTTGAGGAGACAGGAGAAGAGTACGAGTGCGAGAAGCTGGGGGAACAGGCGATGAAGATTCTGGAAGCCGGAGGGATTAAGCCTCTGATGCGGGCAAGGTTCGCAGGGAAATAG
- a CDS encoding helix-turn-helix transcriptional regulator, producing the protein MIHKHELPECPAATAIQLIGSKWKLLVIRELLIKPCRFNELKRSLSGISHKVLTESLRSMELDGLISRKVYNSRPPCVEYQLSELGMTLKPVLHVMEDWGKSYKEAISLRTLPASEA; encoded by the coding sequence ATGATTCACAAACACGAACTCCCGGAATGTCCGGCCGCAACAGCAATACAGTTAATCGGCAGCAAATGGAAGCTGCTTGTTATCCGCGAGCTCCTCATAAAGCCCTGCAGGTTCAACGAGCTCAAGCGCAGTCTGTCCGGCATAAGCCATAAAGTCCTCACTGAATCCCTGCGCTCGATGGAACTTGACGGGCTGATTTCCCGCAAGGTCTATAACTCTCGGCCTCCGTGCGTTGAGTACCAGCTGAGCGAACTGGGCATGACGTTAAAGCCCGTGCTTCACGTTATGGAGGACTGGGGAAAATCCTACAAGGAAGCTATTTCCCTGCGAACCTTGCCCGCATCAGAGGCTTAA
- the acgM gene encoding radical SAM/SPASM domain protein, ACGX system encodes MRYFSFQWHITDECDQRCKHCYIYSGENTHAPESMTLDGIQRVFSNCLNFCGTFGRIPYFYITGGDPILHPNFWELLETFHEHNIGFSILGNPFHIDADTCRRLKVLGCEKYQLSIDGLRETHDYFRKPGSFDATLNAVKTINDAGICSVIMSTVSGRNIHEIPGVIDVAVERDAEVFSFARYCPTHEGETNGITPSEYREFLGLCDEKFRYYESRGCRTYFDRKDHLWTLYDHGRGRFTIPESAERGIIYGGCNCGNAHLTILPTGEVYACRRVKGSKVGNALTDRLADLWLNEMERYREYNRFVKCSRCELLAYCRGCPAVATGTHGDFYAEDPQCWKEIQ; translated from the coding sequence ATGCGATACTTCTCGTTTCAGTGGCACATCACCGACGAATGCGACCAGCGGTGCAAACACTGCTACATATACTCAGGCGAAAACACACACGCTCCCGAGAGCATGACGCTTGACGGCATTCAGCGCGTGTTCTCGAACTGCCTGAACTTCTGCGGGACTTTCGGGCGGATACCATACTTCTACATTACGGGAGGAGACCCGATACTTCACCCAAACTTCTGGGAGCTCCTCGAAACTTTCCATGAACACAATATAGGCTTCTCGATTCTCGGCAACCCCTTCCACATTGACGCGGACACCTGCAGAAGGCTTAAGGTTCTCGGCTGTGAGAAGTACCAGCTCTCGATTGACGGCCTCCGTGAGACGCACGACTACTTCAGGAAGCCGGGCTCATTCGACGCGACATTGAACGCCGTCAAGACCATCAACGATGCCGGAATATGCTCGGTCATAATGTCTACCGTCTCAGGCCGGAACATTCACGAGATACCGGGCGTGATTGATGTCGCTGTAGAGCGTGATGCTGAAGTGTTCTCGTTCGCGCGGTACTGTCCGACACACGAAGGCGAGACCAACGGCATAACTCCGAGTGAGTACCGCGAATTTCTCGGACTGTGCGACGAAAAGTTCAGGTATTACGAGAGCAGGGGCTGCCGGACATACTTTGACCGCAAAGACCACCTGTGGACCCTATACGATCACGGGCGGGGACGATTCACGATACCAGAATCCGCCGAACGTGGCATAATTTACGGCGGGTGCAACTGCGGAAACGCTCATTTGACCATCCTTCCGACGGGAGAGGTTTACGCCTGCAGAAGGGTCAAGGGCAGCAAGGTAGGCAATGCATTAACTGACAGACTCGCTGATTTGTGGCTGAATGAGATGGAACGTTACAGGGAATATAATAGATTCGTGAAGTGTTCGAGGTGCGAGCTATTGGCATATTGTCGCGGATGCCCTGCAGTCGCTACAGGAACACACGGAGATTTTTACGCGGAAGACCCGCAATGCTGGAAGGAGATACAATGA
- a CDS encoding nitroreductase family protein produces the protein MMDIIDVIRTRHSIRKYLAKQIERGDLEKIIEAGLRAPNAGGRQGSIIIGIHDARLAELVGKLNVAQFDRSALLGSYVSDEQPSIIDDPSIKSGFYGAPCVCAVFGPEDFLYSVADAFCCAENMILEAHSIGLSSCIVARGEETFTSPEGRKLLKEWEIPEGYTARCFVLLGYIDGPEPSPKKLHEGRFRIVG, from the coding sequence ATGATGGACATTATAGACGTAATCAGGACGAGGCACTCAATCAGGAAATACTTGGCCAAGCAGATAGAGCGCGGAGACCTCGAGAAAATCATAGAGGCCGGGCTTCGCGCACCGAACGCAGGCGGACGGCAGGGAAGCATAATCATCGGCATTCACGACGCAAGACTCGCCGAGCTTGTCGGGAAGCTCAACGTTGCACAGTTCGACAGGTCTGCGCTTCTGGGCAGCTATGTCTCTGATGAACAGCCCAGCATCATCGATGACCCGTCAATCAAGAGCGGGTTCTACGGTGCTCCGTGCGTGTGCGCGGTCTTCGGGCCGGAGGATTTTCTGTACAGCGTGGCGGATGCGTTCTGCTGTGCCGAGAACATGATTCTTGAGGCTCACTCAATCGGGCTGTCGTCATGCATAGTTGCGAGAGGCGAGGAGACTTTCACCAGCCCCGAAGGCCGGAAGCTCCTGAAGGAGTGGGAGATTCCCGAAGGCTACACGGCAAGATGCTTCGTGCTGCTGGGGTATATTGACGGTCCTGAACCTTCCCCCAAGAAACTGCATGAAGGAAGATTCAGGATTGTGGGGTAA
- a CDS encoding O-fucosyltransferase family protein translates to MNKTRFQPHSRISFSRTPYIIRREADDVGLFSYFITILGGIDYADRKGYIPVVDMKNYPNAYLYPSELGQVNAWEYYFEQPGNVALDEALSCRKYILGKDSACLSRPSQSAEFFYGLDGKLDYWRGLCRKYIRFTPAVLERLGELRRKAESRRVLGVLVRGTDYAALKPKGHPIPPTAEQAIAKTREALQEEGFDAVYLATEDKVILAQFRDAFGDKLMLPDADYLDYNYDNPKYLPYVQASRANDKYLRGLEYLVSMLFLSRCAGFITSPTSGSTGVVCLSEGFEYLYVFALGEYP, encoded by the coding sequence ATGAACAAGACACGTTTCCAGCCCCACAGCAGAATAAGTTTCAGCAGAACGCCCTACATCATACGGAGAGAAGCTGACGATGTCGGACTGTTCTCCTACTTCATCACCATTCTCGGCGGGATAGACTATGCCGACCGCAAGGGCTATATCCCTGTTGTCGATATGAAGAATTACCCCAACGCGTATCTGTACCCCTCCGAACTTGGCCAAGTGAACGCGTGGGAATACTACTTTGAGCAGCCCGGTAACGTTGCGCTTGATGAAGCACTCTCATGCAGAAAATATATTCTCGGCAAGGACTCGGCGTGTTTGTCCCGTCCTTCGCAATCTGCAGAGTTCTTTTACGGGCTTGACGGAAAGCTGGATTACTGGCGCGGACTGTGCAGAAAGTATATCCGCTTCACTCCTGCAGTGCTCGAACGTCTCGGTGAGCTCCGCCGGAAAGCAGAAAGCAGAAGAGTGCTCGGCGTTCTGGTCAGAGGGACGGACTACGCTGCCTTGAAGCCTAAAGGCCACCCGATACCTCCGACAGCAGAACAGGCAATCGCTAAAACCCGTGAGGCTCTGCAGGAAGAAGGCTTTGATGCAGTGTACCTCGCTACTGAAGACAAAGTGATACTCGCACAATTCCGTGATGCTTTCGGGGATAAGCTGATGCTTCCTGATGCTGATTACCTCGATTATAATTACGACAATCCGAAATATCTGCCGTATGTTCAGGCATCAAGGGCAAACGACAAATACCTTCGCGGGCTGGAATATCTCGTGTCAATGCTGTTCCTGAGCAGGTGCGCAGGGTTCATCACTTCACCGACGAGCGGATCAACAGGTGTTGTGTGCCTCTCTGAAGGCTTTGAGTACCTCTATGTGTTCGCTCTCGGAGAATACCCGTAA
- a CDS encoding M48 family metalloprotease has translation MRKFIAVILVLVCAGCAFCAEPDPDLAKEVEIGRKAMARISEEWPITADPAAVSKLEMIAARLEPFMSRRIKWEVRLVKTEAINAFCLPGGFIFFTTGIVDALKTDSELAAVMAHEMIHADRKHSLRMAAESNKVTLGALAVMLLSGGAAAPIILAQVAQVAITSSYTRELEAEADRLGLEALIQSGYSPTGMVTLFEHFMEQEYKQPIIEYGIYMNHPDTPKRLDAAVKTLHERKIPIERKYSLGLLRTDIKESGNNLQLTVDGLAVATGNKTAEVRAVLSGMRETLDKYLQLELAPYELHIVNGTLYIGNHFTAGQVKGVTPPDKIRENLMRAINLARAKHPTSKFFK, from the coding sequence ATGAGGAAGTTTATTGCGGTAATCCTTGTGCTCGTGTGCGCGGGATGCGCTTTCTGCGCTGAGCCTGACCCTGACTTGGCGAAGGAAGTAGAGATAGGACGCAAGGCTATGGCGCGCATCAGCGAGGAGTGGCCTATAACTGCAGACCCTGCGGCTGTCTCGAAGCTGGAGATGATAGCGGCACGTCTTGAACCGTTCATGTCCCGTCGCATAAAGTGGGAAGTACGTCTCGTGAAGACCGAAGCCATCAACGCCTTCTGCTTACCTGGAGGGTTTATCTTCTTCACGACGGGAATAGTCGACGCGCTGAAGACTGACTCGGAACTTGCGGCGGTAATGGCACACGAAATGATTCACGCGGACAGGAAGCACAGTCTGCGGATGGCGGCGGAGAGCAACAAGGTTACGCTGGGTGCGCTGGCTGTAATGCTCCTCAGCGGGGGAGCTGCCGCACCGATAATCCTTGCTCAGGTTGCGCAGGTTGCCATCACAAGCTCATACACGCGGGAGCTTGAGGCAGAAGCTGACCGGCTGGGGCTTGAGGCACTCATACAATCCGGGTACTCGCCGACGGGAATGGTTACGCTGTTCGAGCACTTCATGGAGCAGGAGTACAAACAGCCTATAATCGAGTACGGAATTTACATGAACCACCCGGACACTCCGAAGAGGCTTGATGCGGCGGTGAAGACCTTGCACGAGCGCAAGATACCCATTGAGCGCAAGTACTCTCTGGGTCTCCTCAGAACCGACATCAAGGAGAGCGGGAACAACCTTCAGCTGACGGTTGACGGGCTTGCAGTTGCGACGGGGAACAAGACGGCGGAGGTCAGGGCTGTGCTTTCGGGAATGCGGGAAACTCTGGACAAGTACTTACAGCTTGAGCTTGCACCGTATGAACTGCACATAGTGAACGGTACGCTGTACATAGGGAATCATTTTACGGCGGGGCAGGTGAAGGGGGTAACTCCTCCCGATAAGATTCGTGAGAACCTGATGAGGGCAATAAACCTAGCGAGAGCCAAACATCCAACGTCAAAATTCTTCAAGTGA
- the fliS gene encoding flagellar export chaperone FliS gives MVNPNAQFTYQATRISTATKEQLLLITYDIGIKACHTAENALLGKTNGGSPDYDLANRETIRAQEVIRELMVTLNREKGGEVAEKLMQLYEYMYQLLVDANIKKEPENIRTVCGMLEELKQTWEEALVKLLKEYQAAHPEDQDLAAAVAEVEGRKPEPAPARAPSAYPPAGAAAQGTAKNVKAGTFTLAG, from the coding sequence ATGGTAAATCCTAATGCACAGTTCACCTATCAGGCGACGAGAATTTCAACGGCGACGAAGGAACAGCTCCTTCTCATCACCTACGACATCGGAATAAAGGCCTGCCACACTGCGGAGAATGCACTTCTCGGCAAGACGAACGGCGGTTCTCCGGACTACGACCTCGCCAACAGGGAGACGATACGCGCTCAGGAAGTTATCCGCGAGCTCATGGTTACGTTGAACCGCGAGAAGGGCGGGGAAGTTGCGGAAAAGCTCATGCAGCTCTATGAGTACATGTACCAGCTTCTTGTTGACGCGAACATCAAGAAAGAGCCCGAGAACATCAGGACGGTCTGCGGAATGCTCGAGGAACTCAAGCAGACGTGGGAGGAAGCACTGGTGAAGCTGCTGAAGGAGTATCAGGCGGCGCATCCTGAGGATCAGGACCTGGCGGCGGCAGTAGCTGAGGTTGAGGGCAGGAAGCCGGAGCCCGCACCGGCAAGAGCACCGTCGGCATACCCTCCTGCAGGAGCTGCGGCTCAGGGGACAGCGAAAAATGTTAAAGCAGGAACATTCACGCTTGCAGGATAG